CCATTTTGAGAAAGGTGAAAAACGATTTTTTGGATAACCCGTTGCAAGACTTCTTGCTCATCAACGGGGAGATTTTCGATGATGTGCTCAATTTGATCCAGTACATCTTCAAGCAGTGAACTGGTGACTTCTCCCTGTGGGGTAAGTCGCAAAGCGATTGTTCTGCGATCTCTTTCAAGGGTCTGACGCTCCACCAAACCCTTACGTTCAAGGGCATCCGCCATGGCACTGGTTGTAGCATAGGCAAGGGCGAGACCCTTTGCCACCCCGCCAATAGTGTGGGCAGTTGAGCGAGTGTGTTTCAAGAAGAGCAAAGCTTGAACTTGAGCAGCCGAAAGATTTGTCTGTTCGGCGCGGCGACGCAGCAGATGATGAATTGCCTGGGAGATACGATATAGGGCAACCGTAATCTGGCCGCTTTTTGTATGTCGGTGGCGAGGATTCAAAGACTTCATATTCCTTCGTAGTACGAAATAATAGCTCGATTTTTCCAATCTGTCAAGGTTTCTTAAGATTAACCGGCAAAACTCTTGACAATCCATTATATTAGACTATAATCCTAAATATTAGACTAACCTTGATTTAACCTTCACCGACGATGTCCGAAGCAACCAAAACCCTCCAAAAAGCCTTTCAATTGCTGGAAATCCTGCGTCAAAATCCCGCCGGCTGTTCTGCACCGCAATTGATGCGTCAGCTACAAATGCCACGCAGTTCCTTCTTCAGCCTGCTCAATCTTCTCAAAGAGGAAGAGTATATTGAGCAAACCCAACCGCGCGGCAATTATCTGGTCGGGCGGCGCTTGCTGGCCTGGATGGGAATGCCTTTACCGCATTGGCGCGAGTGGATCGAAGCCTTCGAGCAGGAAGGGATAACCCACCCGATGGACGAAAGTCTGGCTTTAGCCCTGCCTCATCCTCAAGGCGCCCAGTTACTGGCTGTGCTGCCTGCCAGACGCCGTTTGCAGCCATATTTTCAGGTGGGAGAAGTCCTGTTAAGCCACGAATCAGCCGCCCCTCGCCTTTTTGTTCCCTGGCTGGATGGGAAGATTCGTCAGCAAGGCTATGCATTGTACGAGGGGCGAGAATTGATCGAGCTTGCCTTACCTGTTTGCCGTGATGGAACCAACCCGGCGGCGGCTTTGTTGCTGAGCGCTCCGAGTTCCCGGTTAAATCGAGGAACCTTGCTGAGCTACCTCCCTGCCATGCGCGAGATGGCCATGCGTCTTTCCTACCGCTTCGGAGCAGCCTTTTATTCACCCTACCAGGCTCCAATGATGCCTGCCCTGGCTGAAGAAAGCCCTCTGAGCCGCCAGGATATCGATCAATTCCTGCAGGTGCCGCTGGTCGCCCGCCTTGCCTGTCTCAATCGGGAAGGGAGACCGCATGTTGTGCCGGTTTGGCAAATGTGGGATGGCAAAGCTTTTTATGTAGCTGCCTGGGAAGGCTCTCAATGGGCTGACTACCTGCAAGAAAACCCCTCCGTCTCACTGACCATCGACGAGCCATGGACGCCCTTACGGCGGGTTGTGGCGCGCGGTGAAGCCGTTCAGCTTCAAGAAGCCGACTACCCGGGTGGTACGCAGGCATTGGTGGCTCGTTTGCGTCAGCGTTATTTAGGCGAATCGCTCTCAAAACGGGTGAAGGGACGCGCCTGGCAGGCTTTTCGCATTCACCCAACCACTTTACGCGGCTGGCGGGGGTTACCTCTCGGGTCATGACAGCCAAAACCAGGCTCGATATCGTCAGCGCGGCGCTCATTCTATCGCTTGCCCTGTTGGCCTGGGAGTTTGGGGTACAAATGAGCCATACGCCGGTTTATCTTCTGCCCGCTCCCAGCCGCATCTGGAACACCTTTTGGGGTGAGCCGATTTATTACCTTCATGCTCTCTGGATCACCCTGGGCGAAGCCCTGGGCGGACTGGCTTTGGGTTTGCTGGCAGGAATCGGTGTTGCCGTATGGGTAACCTTGCAGCCACGCCTGGAAGGAGGTGTGATGACCCTGGCGCTCCTGATTAAATCCATGCCACTGGCCGCAATCGCCCCTCTGTTGACCATCTGGTTGGGTTTCGGGTTGTTACCGAAGGTGATCATTACCGCTCTCCTGACCTTTTTTCCCGTGTTGGTCAACACGCTGGTCGGCTTGCAAAGTGCCGATTCTGAAATGCTGGACCTGATGCGCGTCCATCGCGCCACAGCCTGGCAAACCCTGCGCCATTTACGCGCCTGGCTGGCTTTGCCCTATCTCTTTGCCGCTTTACGGGTAGCGGCGCCGCTCTCTCTGATGGGCGCCGTGATTGCCGAATGGACCGGCGCCGGTAGCGGTTTGGGACGGGTGATGTGGCTGGCATATTCAAACCTGAATCTGCCACCTCTCTTTGCCGCCATCTTTGTCGTTTCAACGGTCAGTATTTTCATTTACCTGTTAATGGTCTGGCTGGAAAAGAAAGCAATGCCCTGGCGAACTCCGTCAGTGGATTAATTTTTTCATCAAGGAGGCTTTCAATGCGAAAAACTTACCGGATTGGCTGGATTTTATCCCTGTTGCTCCTTTCCGCCTGCGCGAGCTTGAATAACCTCAGTTCCACCCCAACCTCTGTTCCTTTTACAATGACCTTTATGGCCGGCTATAAACCTCAGGCGAATCTCCCCTTCGTCGGGGCTTATGTGGCAAAAGAAAAAGGCTTTTTCGATGAAGAAGGCTTGCAGGTCACCATCGAACATTCAGCCGGCCAGGGCGAACACGTGCAACTGTTGGTAGCCGGTAAGGTGCAGGTGACGACGATGGATGCAGCCACCATCCTGCAACGGCGTGCCGATCCGGGCCTGCCGGTGGTTTCAATTGCCCTGATCGGGCAACGCGGTCAGCAGGCCTATGCTGCCCTGGCAGAGCGCGGCCTCAACACCCCCAAGGATTGGGAAGGAAAAACGGTCGGATATAAAGGCACACCCCCTCCAGATCTATTTGCCCTGTTGAGCGCCGCAGGGGCAGATGTTGACAAGGTCTCCCTGGTCAATGTCGGCTTTGATCCACGCCTTTTGACCGAAGGAAAAGTGGACGTCTACCCCCTCTTCAAATCCAACGAACCTTATTTGATTCGCCAGTGGGGATATGAAATTACCCTGTGGGA
This genomic interval from Anaerolineae bacterium contains the following:
- a CDS encoding Transcriptional regulator, MarR family, encoding MNPRHRHTKSGQITVALYRISQAIHHLLRRRAEQTNLSAAQVQALLFLKHTRSTAHTIGGVAKGLALAYATTSAMADALERKGLVERQTLERDRRTIALRLTPQGEVTSSLLEDVLDQIEHIIENLPVDEQEVLQRVIQKIVFHLSQNGHIELYDMCWHCQFFRRNAHPEDPARPHHCTFIDAPLAEADTYFDCPDFQPQAERR
- a CDS encoding Hydroxymethylpyrimidine ABC transporter, transmembrane component — its product is MTAKTRLDIVSAALILSLALLAWEFGVQMSHTPVYLLPAPSRIWNTFWGEPIYYLHALWITLGEALGGLALGLLAGIGVAVWVTLQPRLEGGVMTLALLIKSMPLAAIAPLLTIWLGFGLLPKVIITALLTFFPVLVNTLVGLQSADSEMLDLMRVHRATAWQTLRHLRAWLALPYLFAALRVAAPLSLMGAVIAEWTGAGSGLGRVMWLAYSNLNLPPLFAAIFVVSTVSIFIYLLMVWLEKKAMPWRTPSVD
- a CDS encoding Hydroxymethylpyrimidine ABC transporter, substrate-binding component → MRKTYRIGWILSLLLLSACASLNNLSSTPTSVPFTMTFMAGYKPQANLPFVGAYVAKEKGFFDEEGLQVTIEHSAGQGEHVQLLVAGKVQVTTMDAATILQRRADPGLPVVSIALIGQRGQQAYAALAERGLNTPKDWEGKTVGYKGTPPPDLFALLSAAGADVDKVSLVNVGFDPRLLTEGKVDVYPLFKSNEPYLIRQWGYEITLWEAADYGVPTLGLAYVASEDFLRDHPEELRRFLRAALRGIEYAAAHIDEAVQIVLKYSGQESDASHMRYMLETELEDAQNPNGFGAQTQAQWQALAEMLLRYQALPKAVEVEKAFTDDLLPVKNP